Proteins co-encoded in one Oreochromis aureus strain Israel breed Guangdong linkage group 3, ZZ_aureus, whole genome shotgun sequence genomic window:
- the LOC116312824 gene encoding butyrophilin subfamily 3 member A2-like gives MSSMKDKLLLVLYHDVILLLLTWHCGGQSQMIGPTQPLIAMTGDDIILPCQLEPARDAVDLTVEWSRRDLKPRFVHLKRDDAEHMTQNSLYSKRTSLSFNKLKCGDISLKLSKVQVSDAGMYNCLVPEIGAETGMELVVGSVSSVVMEISKVTNEIFFKCKSNGWYPEPQVFWLNSQGNQITAESTNSAKGSDGLYTISSTVTVNKRQTYSFTCRVQQKSINQTEEGHIHVSADFFLIQCNPAVQITINVAVCLILIVTTVLLIWKRGQKKTKIRIHDEDENELHQTEMEEKLQRECEEKKRLEDELQNNEEDLKHVRQTIEKLMEQRTCLKNQREKLNTLIQEDKTEMKEAVKKEKETPLLDKEKKMNRRGDKKTNLEKRTEVHEELLKMTEKLMEETENIIIQMTERKGKLEKDKEQIIKHLREKQRNERDSEETVRETSEKI, from the exons ATGAGTTCAATGAAGGACAAGCTTCTCTTGGTTTTGTATCATGATGTTATCCTTCTTCTTCTAACATGGCATTGTGGAG GTCAGTCTCAGATGATTGGTCCAACTCAGCCATTGATTGCAATGACAGGTGATGACATCATTTTACCATGCCAGCTAGAACCAGCTAGGGATGCTGTTGACTTGACTGTGGAATGGTCTAGACGTGACCTTAAACCTAGATTTGTCCACTTAAAGCGGGACGATGCAGAGCACATGACCCAGAATTCTTTATACTCAAAAAGAACATCCCTGTCTTTCAACAAACTGAAATGTGGTGACATTTCATTGAAACTCTCCAAAGTGCAAGTCTCTGATGCAGGAATGTATAACTGCCTTGTTCCTGAAATTGGTGCAGAAACTGGAATGGAGCTCGTTGTTG GTTCTGTTTCTTCTGTAGTCATGGAGATATCCAAAGTCACAAATGAAATCTTCTTTAAATGCAAATCTAATGGCTGGTATCCAGAGCCTCAGGTGTTTTGGCTGAACAGTCAGGGAAACCAAATCACAGCTGAATCTACAAACAGTGCCAAAGGTTCTGATGGCCTCTATACCATCAGCAGTACTGTGACTGTGAACAAGAGACAGACCTACAGTTTCACCTGCAGAGTCCAACAGAAGAGCATCAACCAGACTGAAGAAGGACATATCCATGTATCAG CTGATTTCTTCCTGATCCAGTGTAATCCTGCTGTTCAGATTACTATCAACGTAGCTGTCTGCTTAATATTGATTGTTACAACAGTATTACTAATATGGAAACGTGGACAAAAGAAAACCA AAATCAGGATACATGATGAGGATGAAAATGAACTACATCAAACAGAGATGGAGGAGAAATTACAGAGAgaatgtgaggaaaagaaaagacttgAAGATGAGTTGCAGAACAATGAGGAAGACTTAAAACACGTCAGACAAACCATTGAAAAACTGATGGAGCAGAGGACGTGTCTGAAGAACCAGAGAGAAAAACTCAACACACTGATTCAGGAGGATAAGACAGAGATGAAAGAGGCcgtgaaaaaagagaaagaaacccCATTActtgacaaagagaaaaaaatgaatagaCGTGGAGATAAAAAAACTAACCTGGAAAAGAGAACAGAGGTACATGAAGAACTGTTAAAGATGACAGAAAAGCTAATGGAGGAAACAGAGAACATAATAATCCAAATGACAGAAAGGAAGGGAAAGCTGGAAAAAGACAAGGAACAAATTATTAAACACTtgagagagaaacaaagaaatgaaagagattcagaagaaactgtcagagaaacaaGTGAGAAGATATGA